From one Synechocystis sp. PCC 6803 substr. PCC-P genomic stretch:
- the ureG gene encoding urease accessory protein UreG, with protein sequence MAQTPLRIGIAGPVGSGKTALLEALCKALRQKYQLAVVTNDIYTQEDAQFLVRAEALTPDRILGVETGGCPHTAIREDASLNLAAIADLEARFMPLDMVFLESGGDNLAATFSPELVDLTLYVIDVAAGDKIPRKGGPGITKSDLLVINKIDLAPMVGADLGIMDRDAKKMRGEKPFVFTNLKTATGLSTVVDFVEHYLPTKVLAS encoded by the coding sequence ATGGCTCAAACTCCCCTCCGCATTGGCATTGCTGGCCCTGTGGGCTCTGGCAAAACGGCCCTTTTGGAAGCCCTCTGCAAAGCCTTGAGGCAAAAATATCAATTGGCTGTGGTCACTAACGATATTTACACTCAGGAAGATGCCCAATTTTTAGTCCGAGCGGAAGCCCTCACCCCCGATCGCATCCTTGGGGTAGAAACTGGAGGGTGTCCCCACACGGCCATTCGAGAAGATGCTAGTCTCAACCTAGCGGCGATCGCCGATTTAGAGGCCCGTTTTATGCCCCTGGATATGGTGTTTTTGGAGAGTGGGGGAGATAATTTAGCAGCCACCTTTAGCCCGGAATTGGTGGATTTAACCCTCTATGTCATTGACGTAGCGGCGGGGGACAAAATTCCCCGTAAGGGCGGCCCAGGCATTACCAAATCAGATTTATTGGTGATTAATAAGATTGATTTAGCACCGATGGTGGGGGCAGATTTGGGAATCATGGATCGGGATGCAAAAAAAATGCGGGGGGAAAAACCCTTTGTCTTTACTAACTTGAAAACAGCCACTGGATTAAGTACCGTGGTAGATTTTGTTGAACATTATTTACCAACTAAGGTTTTGGCAAGTTAA
- the rre8 gene encoding high salinity-induced biofilm formation responseregulaton Rre8: protein MTFYQRRLHVLLIEDQQCQVELLKVLLESQSFFAVQLQVTRTLAQGVNRLQSGIFDTILLDLFLPDGQGIEALRTVQKFAPHIPIIVLTAATDLNMGLAALQKGAEDYLVKEHLRESQIAKSILYALERKKARRELQVQIERERLMARILEEIRQSLDLSVILQTTVDEVRKFLQADQVVIYRCYSPRASRILVAAPSSSLPANGDRRHIPERGPDSNGEPTEPIPCQTINSLRQLPLDEITLGPRAKDGVLIIPIRPQKPHQEDCLWGQLVVRVGDQKRSWLPWEIEFLCHLSSQVAIAIQQSALFAQVHYLANMDGLTGIANRRYLDHFLEQQWQKLAKHHQYLSLILCDIDFFKQYNDTYGHLEGDECLKKVANLLKKVMRRGTDLTARYGGEEFALVLPQTNKQGCQNVVIHLQSVFKQAQIPHRSSIIQPYLTLSIGSATMVPLPNVPPKQLIDWADQALFKAKKAGRNCHFSFAD, encoded by the coding sequence GTGACTTTTTACCAGCGCAGACTGCACGTTTTACTGATTGAAGATCAGCAATGCCAGGTGGAATTGCTCAAGGTTTTACTGGAAAGTCAATCTTTTTTTGCGGTACAGCTCCAGGTGACCCGGACCCTAGCCCAGGGCGTTAATCGCCTCCAGAGTGGTATTTTCGACACCATTTTACTAGATTTATTTTTACCCGATGGCCAGGGGATTGAAGCCTTGAGGACCGTGCAGAAGTTTGCGCCCCATATTCCCATTATTGTGCTAACGGCGGCCACAGACTTAAACATGGGTTTGGCGGCCTTACAAAAGGGAGCGGAGGATTATTTAGTTAAGGAACACCTGCGGGAAAGTCAGATTGCCAAATCAATTCTCTATGCTTTGGAAAGGAAAAAAGCTCGGCGAGAATTGCAGGTACAGATTGAACGGGAACGATTAATGGCCCGCATTCTGGAAGAAATTCGCCAGTCCTTGGATTTATCGGTTATTTTGCAGACCACTGTGGATGAGGTACGTAAATTTCTCCAGGCAGACCAAGTGGTTATTTACCGTTGCTATTCCCCCAGGGCAAGCAGAATTCTGGTGGCGGCCCCGAGTTCTTCCCTCCCAGCCAATGGCGATCGCCGTCATATCCCCGAGCGGGGACCGGATTCCAACGGTGAACCAACGGAACCGATTCCTTGCCAAACTATCAATTCCCTCCGTCAACTTCCCCTGGACGAAATAACCTTGGGGCCCAGGGCTAAAGACGGGGTGCTTATAATCCCTATCCGGCCCCAAAAGCCCCATCAAGAGGATTGCCTTTGGGGGCAATTGGTTGTCCGGGTCGGAGACCAAAAACGGTCATGGTTGCCCTGGGAAATAGAATTTTTGTGCCATCTCAGCAGTCAAGTGGCGATCGCCATTCAACAATCGGCCCTATTTGCCCAAGTGCATTACCTAGCTAACATGGATGGGCTCACAGGCATTGCTAATCGCCGCTATTTAGACCACTTTTTAGAGCAACAATGGCAAAAATTGGCCAAGCATCATCAATATCTCAGTTTAATTTTGTGCGACATCGATTTTTTTAAACAATATAACGACACCTATGGTCATTTAGAAGGGGATGAATGCTTAAAAAAAGTAGCCAATTTGCTCAAAAAAGTAATGCGTCGGGGAACGGATTTAACGGCCCGTTATGGGGGGGAAGAATTCGCCCTGGTATTACCCCAAACCAACAAGCAAGGCTGTCAAAATGTGGTAATTCATCTCCAAAGTGTGTTTAAACAGGCCCAAATTCCCCACCGCAGTTCCATTATCCAACCCTATCTCACCCTCAGCATTGGTAGTGCCACCATGGTGCCGCTCCCTAATGTACCACCAAAACAGTTAATTGACTGGGCAGATCAGGCTTTATTTAAAGCGAAAAAAGCTGGTCGTAACTGTCACTTTAGTTTTGCCGATTAA